In Nocardia sp. NBC_00403, one DNA window encodes the following:
- a CDS encoding carbohydrate kinase family protein, whose protein sequence is MTIAVSASIATDHLMRFPGRFADALLADQLDHVSLSFLVDDLQIRRGGVAGNIAYAMGLLNRTPLLVGAVGADFAEYRAWLEANGVDCSGVKISDRAHTARFVCTTDDDMAQIASFYPGAMSEARDINIGDLAEEHELELVLIGANDPDAMLRHTQQCRELGIPFAADPSQQLARLDGDQAIQLIDGAAYLFTNKYEWALLLQKTGLSEEEVARHVGIRVTTLGSNGVQIVDRDGTEVRVSVVPETNKVEPTGVGDAFRAGFLTGHTGGLSLERSAQLGSLIAVLVLETMGTQEWTLNKDDALERLTKAYGLEAADEIKPLL, encoded by the coding sequence GTGACTATCGCAGTATCGGCATCGATTGCCACCGACCACCTGATGCGTTTCCCCGGACGGTTCGCCGACGCGCTGTTGGCCGACCAACTCGACCATGTGTCGCTGAGCTTCCTCGTCGATGATCTGCAGATCCGCCGTGGTGGGGTCGCGGGCAATATCGCCTACGCCATGGGCCTGCTGAACCGGACGCCGCTGCTGGTCGGCGCTGTCGGCGCCGATTTCGCCGAGTACCGCGCCTGGCTGGAAGCCAACGGTGTCGACTGCAGCGGTGTGAAGATCTCCGACCGGGCGCACACGGCGCGGTTCGTCTGCACGACCGACGACGATATGGCGCAGATCGCGTCTTTCTACCCGGGTGCGATGAGCGAGGCCCGCGACATCAATATCGGCGACCTCGCCGAGGAACACGAGCTGGAGCTGGTGCTCATCGGCGCCAATGATCCCGACGCCATGCTGCGGCACACCCAGCAGTGTCGCGAGCTCGGCATCCCGTTCGCCGCCGATCCGTCCCAGCAGCTGGCCCGCCTCGACGGTGATCAAGCCATCCAGCTGATCGACGGCGCCGCTTATCTTTTCACCAACAAGTACGAGTGGGCGCTACTGCTGCAGAAGACCGGGCTCAGCGAGGAAGAGGTCGCGCGCCATGTCGGCATCCGCGTCACCACGCTCGGCTCGAACGGCGTGCAGATCGTCGACCGCGACGGCACCGAGGTGCGGGTATCCGTGGTCCCGGAGACGAACAAGGTCGAGCCGACCGGCGTCGGCGACGCCTTCCGTGCCGGCTTCCTCACCGGCCACACCGGGGGCCTGAGCCTGGAGCGCAGCGCCCAGCTCGGCTCGCTGATCGCCGTCCTCGTTCTGGAGACCATGGGCACCCAGGAGTGGACACTGAACAAGGACGATGCCCTGGAGCGCCTCACCAAGGCGTACGGCCTCGAAGCCGCCGACGAAATCAAGCCCCTGCTGTAG
- the cobT gene encoding nicotinate-nucleotide--dimethylbenzimidazole phosphoribosyltransferase: MTHGFGPVAAPDAQIRAAAQQRQAQLTKPGGALGRLEELGNWVAACQGVCPPKQFERARVVVFAGDHGVARHGVSAYPSEVTAQMVANFLGGGAAVNALAAVAGATVRVADISVDTDTDPQIGKHKVRRSGGAIDREDALSTEEVQAALSAGIAIADEEIDAGADLLIAGDMGIGNTTPATVLIATLTDTEPVAAVGRGTGVDDDGWARKVAAIRDAMRRARPIAKDPVELLRVAAGADFAAMAGFLAQAAARRTPVILDGVVVTAAALVAEDLAAGASAWWLAGHRSTEPAHTLALTRLRLEPLLDLNMRLGEGSGALTALPILRAAVATLADMATFAEAGVSTAEPAAEDSVSGANADDEGGSSGTAVPSSASDSSTGVSADGTVHESPDTKPDLTK; encoded by the coding sequence GTGACACACGGATTCGGACCGGTTGCGGCGCCCGACGCGCAGATTCGGGCGGCAGCGCAGCAGCGGCAGGCGCAGCTGACCAAACCCGGTGGTGCGCTGGGACGGCTCGAGGAACTGGGCAACTGGGTGGCGGCATGTCAGGGCGTGTGCCCGCCGAAGCAGTTCGAGCGGGCCCGCGTTGTGGTGTTCGCGGGCGATCACGGTGTCGCGCGGCACGGGGTGTCGGCGTATCCGAGCGAGGTGACCGCGCAGATGGTCGCCAATTTCCTGGGCGGCGGCGCCGCGGTGAACGCGCTGGCCGCGGTGGCGGGCGCGACCGTCCGGGTGGCCGATATCTCCGTCGACACCGACACCGATCCGCAGATCGGCAAGCACAAGGTGCGCCGATCCGGCGGGGCCATCGACCGCGAGGACGCGCTCAGCACCGAGGAAGTACAGGCGGCGCTCTCGGCAGGCATCGCGATCGCCGACGAGGAAATCGACGCGGGCGCAGACCTGCTCATCGCCGGCGACATGGGAATCGGCAATACCACGCCCGCGACCGTGCTCATCGCGACCCTCACCGACACCGAACCGGTTGCCGCGGTCGGGCGCGGCACCGGCGTCGACGATGACGGCTGGGCGCGCAAGGTCGCCGCGATTCGTGATGCCATGCGCCGCGCCCGCCCCATAGCCAAAGATCCCGTCGAGCTGCTGCGCGTTGCCGCAGGCGCCGATTTCGCCGCCATGGCGGGCTTTCTGGCCCAGGCGGCCGCCCGCCGCACTCCCGTCATCCTCGACGGCGTGGTCGTCACCGCCGCCGCACTGGTCGCCGAAGACCTGGCCGCGGGCGCCAGCGCCTGGTGGCTTGCAGGCCATCGCTCCACCGAACCCGCCCACACCCTGGCTCTCACCCGATTGCGCCTCGAACCACTACTCGACCTGAACATGCGCCTCGGCGAAGGTTCCGGTGCACTGACTGCCCTCCCCATCCTGCGCGCCGCCGTCGCCACCCTCGCCGACATGGCAACGTTCGCCGAAGCGGGCGTCAGCACGGCCGAACCAGCGGCGGAGGACAGCGTGTCCGGCGCGAACGCCGACGATGAGGGAGGATCCTCGGGCACGGCAGTTCCGTCCAGCGCATCCGACAGCAGTACGGGCGTCTCCGCCGACGGCACGGTGCACGAATCACCGGACACGAAGCCGGATCTGACGAAATGA
- a CDS encoding HesB/IscA family protein — protein sequence MTVQNETETHGATLTEAAALKAKALLDQEGRDDLALRIAVQPGGCAGLRYQLFFDDRSLDGDLVADFGGVTLAVDRMSAPYVQGASIDFVDTIEKQGFTIDNPNATGSCACGDSFN from the coding sequence ATGACTGTGCAGAACGAGACCGAAACCCACGGTGCGACGCTGACCGAAGCGGCCGCCCTGAAGGCGAAGGCGCTGCTCGACCAGGAGGGTCGCGACGACCTGGCACTGCGCATCGCGGTGCAGCCCGGTGGTTGTGCCGGCCTGCGCTACCAGCTCTTCTTCGACGACCGCTCGCTCGACGGTGACCTCGTCGCGGACTTCGGCGGCGTCACGCTGGCGGTCGACCGGATGAGCGCCCCCTACGTGCAGGGTGCCTCGATCGATTTCGTCGACACCATCGAGAAGCAGGGCTTCACGATCGATAACCCGAACGCCACCGGCTCGTGCGCCTGCGGCGATTCGTTCAACTGA
- a CDS encoding helix-turn-helix domain-containing protein — MLSKVAVVTTGPLAMFEFGVVCEVFGLDRTADGLPAFDFRVCGAEPGKPLHSTTPGVTVTPEYGLAELGGADLVAIPAFHASLLGPGLDPRIVESVRAAADAGAIILTVCSGVFLAGAAGLLDGRKCTTHWRYVDQLAEMFPETTVDPDVLFVDEGNLITSAGTAAGIDACLHLVRREIGSAAANGIARRMVVPPQRDGGQRQFIERPVAACTSDSLSATLQWMSENLELQHTIDDLAGRSVMSTRTFARRFAAETGTTPVKWLTNQRVLYAKHLLEDTDDGLEHIAAQAGFGSGALLRHHFQRIVGIAPTEYRRRFGGHPTAEADSA; from the coding sequence ATGTTGTCCAAGGTCGCCGTTGTCACCACCGGCCCCCTCGCCATGTTCGAATTCGGGGTCGTCTGTGAGGTTTTCGGCCTGGACCGAACCGCCGACGGACTGCCTGCCTTCGACTTCCGCGTGTGCGGCGCCGAACCGGGCAAGCCTTTGCACTCCACCACGCCCGGCGTCACCGTCACCCCGGAGTACGGATTGGCGGAACTGGGCGGAGCCGACCTCGTGGCGATTCCCGCATTCCACGCCTCCCTGCTCGGCCCCGGACTCGATCCGCGCATCGTCGAAAGCGTCCGGGCGGCCGCCGACGCGGGGGCGATCATTCTCACGGTCTGCTCGGGCGTGTTCCTCGCCGGTGCGGCCGGACTCCTCGACGGCCGCAAGTGCACCACGCACTGGCGCTATGTGGACCAACTCGCCGAAATGTTCCCCGAGACCACCGTCGACCCGGACGTCCTGTTCGTCGACGAGGGCAACCTGATCACCAGCGCGGGCACCGCCGCGGGCATCGACGCTTGCCTGCACCTGGTGCGCAGAGAGATCGGCAGCGCCGCCGCCAACGGCATCGCGCGGCGCATGGTGGTGCCGCCGCAACGCGACGGAGGGCAACGCCAGTTCATCGAGCGCCCCGTTGCCGCGTGCACTTCCGACAGCCTCAGCGCCACGCTGCAATGGATGAGCGAGAACCTCGAACTCCAGCACACCATCGACGATCTCGCCGGTCGCTCGGTGATGTCGACGAGAACCTTCGCCCGCCGCTTCGCCGCCGAGACCGGAACCACCCCGGTGAAATGGCTGACCAACCAGCGTGTCCTCTACGCCAAGCACCTCCTGGAAGACACCGACGACGGCCTGGAACACATCGCCGCCCAAGCCGGCTTCGGCTCCGGCGCCCTCCTACGTCACCACTTCCAACGCATCGTCGGCATCGCCCCCACCGAGTACCGCCGCCGCTTCGGTGGACATCCGACTGCTGAAGCAGACAGCGCGTAA
- a CDS encoding DUF3043 domain-containing protein, with translation MKLFRRGESSTTDESAAVTAGSNGGSAAGSTRTAAPATEGKGRPTPKRRDAQGKRRGPVAPAPLTAKEARARRKATRGSREDRKAASSERRLAAQERRARMLAGEDKYLLPRDQGPVRAFVRDIVDGRRNLVGLFMPMALVLILSMFVAPALQTIVTLAMLVMMAFMIAEGFLLGRIVNNRVRERFPDSTDTGYRLGWYAFVRASQIRKMRAPKPRVTPGDAV, from the coding sequence GTGAAATTGTTCCGTCGCGGCGAGTCCAGCACCACCGACGAGAGCGCCGCAGTGACGGCGGGCTCGAACGGCGGCTCGGCCGCGGGCTCCACCCGGACGGCGGCCCCGGCCACCGAGGGCAAGGGCCGTCCCACTCCGAAACGTCGTGACGCGCAAGGCAAGCGCCGCGGTCCGGTCGCTCCCGCACCACTCACCGCGAAGGAGGCCCGCGCCCGGCGCAAGGCCACTCGCGGCAGCAGGGAAGACCGCAAAGCGGCCTCCTCCGAGCGGCGTCTCGCCGCCCAGGAGCGGCGCGCCAGGATGCTCGCAGGCGAGGACAAATACCTCCTGCCACGCGATCAAGGCCCGGTGCGCGCGTTCGTCCGTGACATCGTCGACGGCAGGCGCAACCTCGTCGGCCTGTTCATGCCGATGGCATTGGTGCTGATTCTGTCGATGTTCGTCGCGCCCGCGCTGCAGACCATCGTCACCCTGGCGATGCTGGTCATGATGGCATTCATGATCGCCGAGGGCTTCCTGCTCGGCCGGATCGTGAACAACCGGGTCCGCGAGCGGTTCCCCGACAGCACCGACACCGGCTACCGGCTCGGCTGGTACGCCTTCGTGCGCGCGTCCCAGATCCGCAAAATGCGAGCGCCGAAGCCCCGGGTCACCCCGGGCGACGCTGTGTAG
- a CDS encoding FAD-binding oxidoreductase yields MSTPHTVAAEEYLPRDTADVVRTVRDSRSRADRLMVRGGEPFDDGLSLPDQRTVLSLRQMNAVLDINLGRRTVRVQAGAKLSDIDRRLGAHGLGLPIVGDHRDITAGGFASVGGVSTASHKYGMFIDQIVDLEYVDTDGRIGTCGRNHHTERFHRILGAGGRAGIITALTLDAIDIDKDHTWLTTHAGRFLDFDSFVEHAYAEVARPGNAALQVGRWVDTAPLKVSRPVGTGHVQLGTVRFGQWSSLYPTTPTRSLRARREVGTKTRKSLGVIASAAGGRAGAPVRNAAAGALMFAPKVLTLRDAEYLADTVISSSERGPAYRVAIFAPLSSYTSVFYRLHDLFAGHRERTGCFTVISAMTYGVRSKYLQSEAAVHNLPAEDHGLITFTCRLRPSALPSELLRDIVSGIDEICHSEQALRYDSTD; encoded by the coding sequence ATGAGCACGCCGCACACTGTCGCCGCCGAAGAATATCTCCCCCGTGACACTGCGGATGTCGTTCGCACTGTACGAGATTCGCGCAGCCGCGCCGATCGGCTCATGGTGCGCGGCGGCGAGCCGTTCGACGACGGGCTCTCGCTGCCCGATCAGCGCACGGTGCTGTCACTGCGGCAGATGAACGCGGTGCTCGATATCAATCTCGGCAGGCGCACGGTGCGGGTACAGGCCGGTGCCAAACTGTCCGATATCGACCGCAGACTCGGCGCGCACGGCCTCGGCCTGCCGATCGTCGGCGACCACCGCGACATCACCGCGGGCGGTTTCGCGTCGGTCGGCGGCGTGAGCACGGCCTCGCACAAGTACGGCATGTTCATCGACCAGATCGTCGATCTGGAGTACGTCGACACCGACGGTCGCATCGGCACCTGCGGACGCAACCATCACACCGAACGCTTCCACCGGATCCTCGGTGCGGGCGGACGAGCGGGCATCATCACCGCGCTCACCCTCGATGCGATCGACATCGACAAGGACCACACCTGGCTGACCACCCATGCCGGCCGGTTCCTGGACTTCGACTCCTTCGTCGAACACGCCTATGCCGAAGTCGCTCGTCCCGGCAACGCGGCACTGCAAGTGGGTCGCTGGGTCGACACCGCGCCGCTGAAAGTGTCGCGGCCGGTCGGCACCGGGCATGTGCAGTTGGGTACGGTGCGCTTCGGCCAGTGGTCGAGCCTCTACCCCACCACGCCGACCCGATCGCTGCGGGCGCGGCGTGAGGTCGGCACCAAGACCAGAAAGTCATTGGGCGTCATCGCCTCTGCCGCGGGCGGGCGCGCAGGCGCCCCGGTGCGCAACGCCGCGGCGGGCGCGTTGATGTTCGCCCCGAAGGTGCTGACGCTGCGCGATGCGGAATACCTCGCCGATACGGTGATCAGCTCGTCCGAACGCGGACCCGCCTACCGGGTGGCCATTTTTGCGCCCCTGTCGAGCTACACCTCGGTGTTCTACCGGCTGCACGATCTGTTTGCCGGACACCGGGAGCGGACCGGATGCTTCACCGTCATCTCCGCGATGACCTACGGCGTGCGCTCGAAGTACCTGCAATCGGAGGCCGCGGTGCACAATCTGCCCGCGGAAGACCACGGCCTCATCACCTTCACCTGCCGTTTGCGGCCCTCGGCGCTGCCCTCGGAACTGTTGCGCGACATCGTGTCCGGAATCGACGAGATCTGCCACTCCGAACAAGCCCTGCGCTACGACTCCACAGATTAG
- a CDS encoding CBS domain-containing protein, which yields MTTARDIMKSGAQWVSKEQTVENAARIMARRDVDALVVGDDNDRMCGVIGYRDIVLRCVAEGLPAARTTVGDLCSGTPRWVTSDADLTKVLDEMNSHHIKHLPVIEDRRLIGTIGETDLVDHLDAAQLGEFTRAHAGT from the coding sequence GTGACCACTGCCAGAGACATCATGAAGTCAGGGGCTCAGTGGGTCTCCAAGGAGCAGACCGTGGAGAACGCCGCGCGCATTATGGCCAGGCGCGATGTCGATGCGCTGGTGGTCGGCGACGACAACGACCGCATGTGCGGCGTCATCGGCTACCGCGACATCGTCCTCAGGTGTGTCGCCGAGGGGCTGCCGGCGGCCAGGACCACAGTGGGCGATCTGTGTTCGGGCACCCCCCGCTGGGTTACCTCCGATGCGGACCTCACGAAGGTGCTCGACGAGATGAACAGTCACCACATCAAGCACCTCCCGGTGATCGAGGATCGGCGGTTGATCGGCACGATCGGCGAAACCGACCTGGTCGATCACTTGGACGCCGCCCAACTCGGCGAATTCACCCGGGCCCACGCCGGAACGTGA
- a CDS encoding adenosylcobinamide-GDP ribazoletransferase, with translation MNELRLAVSWLTVVPVRGPDTVDRATAGQAIALAPLVGGVLGAAAAGLLWVLIWAGVAAPLAGLLVVAALALLTRGMHLDGLADTMDGLGSYGPPERARQIMKSGGVGPFGVAAVVFSIGIQAFSFAALAQAERWFAVILAVVVGRIVVVLACRQGIDAAPDAGFGALVAGTQSRLIVVVWAAAAITAGLSVVPHHRWLGPLAVFLTLTVSALLVGHCVRRFGGLSGDILGATLEISVALTAAALAFRA, from the coding sequence ATGAACGAGTTGCGGCTGGCGGTTTCCTGGCTGACGGTGGTGCCGGTCCGAGGGCCGGACACCGTGGACCGTGCGACGGCCGGCCAGGCAATTGCGTTGGCGCCGTTGGTCGGTGGCGTGCTCGGCGCCGCGGCCGCCGGGCTGTTGTGGGTACTGATCTGGGCGGGAGTGGCCGCGCCGCTGGCCGGGCTGCTCGTGGTCGCGGCGTTGGCGTTGCTCACCCGTGGCATGCACCTGGACGGCCTCGCCGACACCATGGACGGACTGGGCAGTTACGGACCGCCCGAACGCGCAAGGCAGATCATGAAATCCGGCGGCGTCGGGCCCTTCGGAGTCGCGGCCGTCGTGTTTTCCATTGGCATCCAGGCATTTTCGTTCGCTGCGCTGGCCCAGGCCGAGCGCTGGTTTGCGGTGATTCTCGCGGTGGTCGTGGGCCGGATCGTGGTGGTGCTCGCGTGCAGGCAGGGCATCGACGCCGCACCCGACGCCGGATTCGGGGCCCTCGTCGCGGGAACCCAATCCAGGCTCATCGTCGTAGTGTGGGCAGCAGCCGCGATCACCGCAGGTCTGTCGGTCGTCCCCCACCATCGGTGGCTCGGCCCACTCGCCGTCTTCCTCACACTGACCGTCTCGGCCCTGCTGGTCGGACACTGTGTCCGCCGATTCGGCGGCCTCTCCGGCGACATCCTCGGTGCCACCCTGGAGATCTCGGTCGCCCTGACCGCGGCAGCTCTCGCATTCCGCGCTTGA
- a CDS encoding cytochrome c oxidase subunit 4: MKIEARIFELLTVFFVIVAIVYGYFTGQSRTGVEWAGTTATVLTAGLSLIIGTYFRFVARRLDLRPEDYEDAEIVDGAGDLGFFSPGSFWPITLAAAGSITALGFAFFQLWLIAIGVVCILGAAAGLVFEYYLGPEKH, from the coding sequence ATGAAGATCGAAGCGCGGATTTTCGAGCTGCTCACGGTGTTCTTCGTCATCGTGGCAATCGTGTACGGCTACTTCACCGGGCAGTCGCGCACCGGCGTCGAGTGGGCGGGCACCACCGCCACCGTGCTGACAGCCGGCCTGTCGCTGATCATCGGCACCTACTTCCGCTTCGTCGCGCGTCGCCTCGACCTGCGTCCGGAGGACTACGAGGATGCCGAGATCGTGGACGGTGCAGGCGACCTGGGCTTCTTCTCGCCCGGCAGCTTCTGGCCCATCACCCTGGCCGCCGCGGGCTCCATCACCGCACTGGGCTTCGCGTTCTTCCAGCTCTGGCTGATCGCCATCGGCGTGGTGTGCATCCTCGGCGCCGCCGCTGGTCTGGTGTTCGAGTACTACCTCGGCCCAGAGAAGCACTAG
- a CDS encoding bifunctional adenosylcobinamide kinase/adenosylcobinamide-phosphate guanylyltransferase encodes MSDSSPTPRRVRRTRRTLVLGGARSGKSAFAEALAADPGPVRYLATAVLDPADLDFAERIARHRDRRPADWTVVESADPTAVLTDSASAAAAGATLIDDVGTWLTARIDARAAWESPRGTIAPDTDAFVGAVEAYTHRLVIVSPEVGMGVIPATRSGRLFRDEIGTLNQRLAAICDEAFLVVAGLPIHLK; translated from the coding sequence GTGTCGGACAGCTCACCCACTCCCAGGCGCGTGCGCCGCACCCGCAGGACATTGGTCCTGGGCGGTGCCCGGTCCGGCAAATCCGCGTTCGCGGAAGCGCTGGCGGCCGACCCGGGGCCGGTGCGTTATCTCGCCACCGCGGTCCTCGATCCCGCCGATCTCGACTTCGCCGAACGCATCGCTCGGCATCGCGACCGCAGGCCGGCCGACTGGACGGTTGTCGAAAGTGCCGATCCCACAGCGGTTCTCACCGATTCGGCGAGCGCCGCCGCGGCCGGCGCGACCTTGATCGACGACGTCGGCACGTGGCTCACCGCACGCATCGACGCCCGTGCCGCCTGGGAATCCCCACGCGGCACCATCGCCCCTGACACCGACGCATTCGTCGGAGCGGTCGAGGCCTATACGCACCGACTGGTGATCGTCAGCCCCGAGGTCGGGATGGGCGTCATCCCCGCCACCCGATCCGGTCGCCTGTTCCGCGACGAAATCGGGACCCTCAACCAGCGCCTCGCCGCCATCTGCGACGAAGCCTTCTTGGTCGTCGCGGGCCTGCCCATCCACCTCAAATAG
- the asnB gene encoding asparagine synthase (glutamine-hydrolyzing), giving the protein MCGLLGFLTSDVAAPDTVEQVYNALHCVRHRGPDERGTWHDDHLIFGFNRLSIIDIEHSHQPLRWGPPENRQRYALTFNGEIYNYLELRAQLAEAHAAEFPDGKIFDTEGDSEAIVAAFHYWGPEAVRRLRGMFAFAIWDTETQELFLARDPFGIKPLFLATGPGGTAFGSEKKSLLELLPALGLTDALDPRALEHYTVLQYVPEPETLHADIRRLESGSHATLRQGEAPKVTRYFTPKFQVRPFAPGSAAARYREIAEAMEDSVAKHMRADVTVGSFLSGGIDSTAVAALAMRHNPKLITFTSCFEREGYSEADVAAETAEAIGARHVIKTVSPAEFAAAIPEIVWYLDDPVADPALVPLYFVAKEARKHVKVVLSGEGADELFGGYTIYREPLSLKPFERLPGGLRKLAGKLSDRIPEGTRGKSLLHRGSLTLEERYYGNARSFSDRQLRSVLRDFRPEWTHQDVTAPIYAQSRGWDPVARMQHLDLFTWLRGDILVKADKMTMANSLELRVPFLDVEVLKVAEGVPYEQKITDETTKYALRRALEGIVPPHVLHRAKLGFPVPLRHWLRGAELYDWAQQTIAESQTDHLLDKGAIKGMLDDHRTGRIDHSRRLWTLLVFMIWHGIFVENRITPDIQEPVYPVSL; this is encoded by the coding sequence GTGTGTGGACTGCTCGGATTTCTGACATCTGACGTCGCAGCACCGGACACCGTGGAGCAGGTGTACAACGCCCTGCATTGCGTCCGCCACCGCGGCCCCGACGAGCGTGGCACCTGGCACGACGACCACCTGATCTTCGGTTTCAACCGCCTGTCGATCATCGACATCGAGCACTCGCACCAGCCGCTGCGCTGGGGTCCGCCGGAGAACAGGCAGCGCTATGCGCTGACCTTCAACGGCGAGATCTACAACTACCTGGAGCTGCGCGCGCAGCTGGCCGAGGCGCACGCGGCCGAGTTTCCCGACGGCAAGATCTTCGACACCGAGGGCGACAGCGAGGCGATCGTCGCGGCGTTCCACTATTGGGGCCCCGAAGCGGTGCGGCGGCTGCGCGGCATGTTCGCCTTCGCGATCTGGGACACCGAGACCCAGGAGCTGTTCCTGGCGCGCGACCCGTTCGGCATCAAGCCGCTGTTCCTTGCCACCGGCCCCGGCGGCACCGCATTCGGCAGCGAGAAGAAGAGCCTGCTCGAACTGCTGCCCGCACTCGGCCTGACCGACGCGCTCGACCCGCGCGCGCTGGAGCACTACACAGTGCTGCAGTACGTGCCGGAGCCCGAGACGCTGCACGCCGACATCCGCAGGCTCGAATCCGGCAGCCACGCCACCCTGCGCCAGGGCGAGGCGCCGAAGGTGACCCGGTACTTCACGCCGAAATTCCAGGTGCGTCCCTTCGCGCCCGGCTCAGCGGCCGCCCGCTACCGGGAGATCGCCGAGGCCATGGAGGACTCGGTCGCCAAGCACATGCGCGCGGATGTCACCGTCGGCTCGTTCCTGTCCGGCGGCATCGACTCCACCGCGGTCGCGGCCCTTGCCATGCGGCACAACCCGAAGCTGATCACCTTCACCAGCTGCTTCGAGCGCGAGGGCTACTCCGAGGCGGATGTGGCCGCGGAGACCGCCGAGGCGATCGGCGCGCGGCATGTCATCAAGACCGTCTCTCCCGCCGAGTTCGCGGCAGCGATCCCCGAAATCGTCTGGTACCTGGACGATCCGGTCGCCGATCCGGCGCTGGTTCCGCTGTACTTCGTGGCTAAAGAGGCCCGCAAGCACGTCAAGGTGGTGCTGTCCGGCGAGGGCGCCGACGAGCTGTTCGGCGGCTACACCATCTACCGGGAGCCGTTGTCGCTGAAGCCTTTCGAGCGGCTGCCCGGCGGGCTGCGCAAGCTCGCCGGCAAGCTGTCGGACCGAATCCCCGAGGGCACCAGGGGCAAGAGCCTGCTGCACCGCGGCTCGCTCACCCTCGAAGAGCGCTACTACGGCAATGCGCGCAGCTTCAGCGACAGGCAGCTGCGGTCGGTACTGCGCGATTTCCGGCCCGAATGGACCCATCAGGACGTCACGGCCCCGATCTACGCGCAGTCGCGCGGCTGGGACCCGGTGGCACGCATGCAGCATCTGGACCTGTTCACGTGGCTGCGTGGCGACATCCTGGTCAAGGCCGACAAGATGACCATGGCCAACTCGCTGGAGTTGCGAGTGCCGTTCCTGGACGTCGAGGTGCTGAAGGTCGCCGAGGGGGTGCCCTACGAGCAGAAGATCACCGACGAGACCACCAAATACGCGCTGCGCCGAGCACTCGAGGGCATCGTGCCTCCGCATGTGCTGCACCGCGCCAAGCTCGGTTTCCCGGTCCCGCTGCGGCATTGGCTGCGCGGCGCGGAGCTCTACGACTGGGCACAGCAGACCATCGCGGAATCGCAGACCGATCACCTGCTCGACAAGGGCGCTATCAAGGGCATGCTCGACGACCACCGCACGGGCCGTATCGACCACAGTCGCAGGCTGTGGACGTTGCTGGTGTTCATGATCTGGCACGGCATCTTCGTCGAGAACCGCATCACGCCCGATATCCAGGAGCCTGTCTACCCGGTCTCGCTGTAA
- the ctaC gene encoding aa3-type cytochrome oxidase subunit II: MLVSGCSIDNVWLRFGWPSGITPQATRMRELWTWSVIAALVMGVLVWGLTFWTITFHRKKKDSPEFPRQTGYNVPLELTYTAIPFVIIAVLFYFTVVVQNYVHEKVDNPDVTVDVTAFQWNWKFGYRNVDLKNGFTFDGIDTTREAANQEQLEEYKERTKDGHPQPGPVHGKPENDILSYLHYDKIETVGSSTEVPILVLPTGKIIEFQLAAADVVHAFWVPEFLFKRDVMPNPKENHSDNVFQITKIEKEGAFVGRCAEMCGTFHSMMNFEVRAVSPEKFAKYIESRKTGKTNAEALESIGESPVATSTRPFNTDRTTKSAAAADSK; this comes from the coding sequence ATGCTCGTCTCGGGCTGCTCGATCGACAATGTTTGGCTGCGGTTCGGATGGCCCTCGGGCATCACGCCGCAGGCCACTCGGATGCGTGAGCTGTGGACCTGGTCCGTCATCGCCGCATTGGTGATGGGCGTGCTGGTGTGGGGTCTGACCTTCTGGACCATCACCTTCCACCGCAAGAAGAAGGACTCCCCGGAGTTCCCGCGCCAGACCGGCTACAACGTGCCACTGGAGTTGACCTACACCGCGATCCCGTTCGTCATCATCGCGGTGCTGTTCTACTTCACGGTCGTCGTGCAGAACTACGTGCACGAGAAGGTCGACAACCCCGACGTCACCGTCGACGTGACCGCGTTCCAGTGGAACTGGAAGTTCGGTTACCGCAATGTCGACCTCAAGAACGGCTTCACGTTCGACGGCATCGACACCACGCGTGAGGCCGCCAACCAGGAGCAGCTCGAGGAGTACAAGGAGCGGACCAAGGACGGTCACCCGCAGCCGGGCCCTGTGCACGGCAAGCCGGAGAACGACATCCTGTCCTACCTGCACTACGACAAGATCGAGACCGTCGGGTCCAGCACCGAGGTTCCGATTCTGGTGCTGCCGACCGGCAAGATCATCGAATTCCAGCTGGCCGCCGCCGACGTGGTGCACGCCTTCTGGGTGCCGGAGTTCCTGTTCAAGCGTGACGTGATGCCGAACCCGAAGGAAAACCATTCGGATAACGTCTTCCAGATCACCAAGATCGAGAAGGAAGGCGCGTTCGTCGGCCGGTGCGCCGAGATGTGCGGCACCTTCCACTCGATGATGAACTTCGAGGTCCGTGCCGTGTCGCCGGAGAAGTTCGCCAAGTACATCGAGTCGCGCAAGACAGGCAAGACCAACGCCGAGGCGCTCGAGTCCATCGGTGAATCTCCGGTCGCCACCTCCACGAGGCCGTTCAACACCGACCGCACGACCAAGAGCGCGGCCGCGGCCGACAGCAAGTGA